The following are encoded in a window of Terriglobia bacterium genomic DNA:
- a CDS encoding glycosyltransferase family 39 protein, which translates to MSAPLQRRQPAALQIFPVIFVAVFLLHAPLLRLPFFWDEAGYYVPAAYDLVHSHALVPTTTLDTGHPPLSAAYLAFWFSVSGWKPAVARIAMLLLAAFALTNVFLLARRVANTGVAVASTIATAVYPVFFVQSSLAHADLTAAAFTLWGIRLVMEQRVGMSQLAFSLAVLSKETAIITPLALGAWELFRKDHVLDKISDQSKSSASAATSPSRVSRAAIYLLPAIPLICWLIYHHHVTGRFLGNAEFFQYNVTQALSPLRILLAMAMRVWHLLGAMNMLALTAATLVAMRFPPVMDAAGDGESIERPRITIPVQLQFAVIMLAHVVAFSLLGGALLTRYLLAAYPLVIILGMSTLRRRVQRWEWPAAIMIICFVMALLFDPPYRFAPEDNLRYKDYVNLHVSAARFLADHEKDATVLTAWPATDELTKPYLGYAARPHQVVAVRDSTAEEVLKARTMRANFQQTSFQQTSYQVAYLFSTKYEAAPWFRSEAWERLNRKFFDYHRDLSPQAAAELLGGKVVFVKTSKAEWVEIIEMEQPSVEAAGRKPEPE; encoded by the coding sequence ATGAGCGCCCCTCTCCAGCGCCGGCAGCCGGCTGCGTTACAGATTTTTCCCGTGATCTTCGTGGCCGTGTTCCTGTTGCACGCGCCCTTGCTGCGCCTGCCTTTCTTCTGGGATGAAGCGGGGTACTACGTTCCCGCCGCGTATGACCTGGTCCATTCGCACGCGCTGGTTCCCACCACCACGCTCGATACCGGACATCCTCCGCTCTCCGCCGCGTATCTGGCGTTTTGGTTTTCCGTGAGCGGATGGAAGCCCGCCGTTGCCCGAATTGCCATGCTCTTGCTGGCGGCCTTCGCGCTCACCAACGTTTTTCTGCTGGCGCGACGCGTCGCCAATACCGGAGTGGCGGTGGCTTCCACGATCGCGACCGCTGTGTATCCGGTCTTCTTTGTGCAAAGCTCACTGGCCCACGCCGACCTCACTGCCGCTGCGTTTACCCTATGGGGCATCCGTCTGGTGATGGAGCAGCGCGTGGGCATGAGCCAACTGGCGTTCTCGCTGGCCGTGTTGAGCAAAGAGACGGCCATCATCACACCGCTGGCTTTGGGAGCATGGGAGCTTTTTCGCAAAGACCACGTGCTGGACAAGATTTCGGATCAAAGCAAATCCTCCGCTTCCGCCGCAACAAGCCCAAGCCGCGTTTCCCGCGCGGCGATCTACCTGCTCCCGGCGATTCCTCTTATCTGCTGGCTGATCTACCACCATCATGTGACGGGCAGGTTCCTGGGCAACGCCGAATTCTTTCAGTACAACGTGACGCAAGCCCTGAGTCCGCTGCGTATTCTTCTGGCAATGGCCATGCGCGTGTGGCACCTGCTGGGAGCCATGAACATGCTGGCGCTGACCGCGGCCACGCTGGTGGCCATGCGCTTTCCCCCGGTGATGGACGCCGCCGGCGACGGCGAATCCATAGAACGCCCGCGCATCACCATTCCCGTGCAACTGCAATTTGCCGTGATCATGCTGGCGCACGTGGTCGCGTTCTCCCTGCTCGGAGGCGCCTTGCTCACGCGCTACCTGCTCGCCGCTTATCCGCTGGTGATCATCCTCGGCATGTCCACACTGCGGAGGCGCGTGCAACGCTGGGAATGGCCGGCGGCAATCATGATCATCTGTTTTGTGATGGCGCTGCTGTTTGATCCGCCGTACCGGTTCGCTCCGGAGGACAATCTGCGATACAAGGACTACGTGAACCTGCACGTCAGCGCGGCGCGTTTTCTTGCCGACCACGAAAAAGATGCCACGGTGCTGACCGCCTGGCCGGCCACCGACGAACTCACCAAACCTTATCTGGGATACGCGGCGCGTCCGCATCAGGTGGTGGCGGTGCGCGACTCTACCGCGGAAGAAGTCCTCAAAGCGCGGACGATGCGGGCCAACTTCCAGCAAACCAGCTTCCAACAAACCAGCTACCAGGTGGCATATTTATTTTCCACCAAATATGAGGCGGCGCCGTGGTTCCGGTCAGAAGCCTGGGAGCGGTTGAACCGGAAATTCTTTGACTACCACCGCGATCTCTCGCCGCAGGCCGCCGCCGAACTGCTGGGTGGAAAAGTGGTGTTTGTGAAGACAAGCAAAGCCGAGTGGGTGGAGATCATTGAGATGGAGCAGCCGTCAGTGGAGGCGGCCGGCAGGAAACCAGAACCGGAATGA